A stretch of DNA from Leucobacter luti:
AGGTGGGATCCTCCACCCACTCGACCACTTCGGCCGTGAAGCCGTGCGTCTCCCCAAGCTCGCGAAGCAAGACCCCATCGCCCGCCCCGCGATGGCCGAAGCGGAAGTCGGCCCCCATGATGATGTGGCGCGCGTGCAATCGTTCGACCAGCACGTCCCGGACGAACTCGGTGGCGGGGATCGCGGAGAACTCGGCGTCGAACTCAACCATGACGCAGACATCAACACCCGCGGCCTCGAATGCCTCGAGCCGCTGTTCACGGCTCATGAGCGACTGTGGGCAGCGCTCAGGATTGAGGTAGCTGAGCGGGTTATTCGCGAAGGTGAAAACGACGGCCAGCTGGCCCTCAGCGCGCGCCTCAATCTGGAGGCGGTCGAGAATCGACTGGTGCCCGAGGTGCAGCCCATCAAATTTGCCGATCGCGACGCAGCTGCCCGCAGCAAAGTCTGACGGCCGAATGTCCGCGAGAGATTCGATAACCAGCATCAGACGTGGTCTTTCGTGGTAGCAGGTGCGGCTGCGCGACTGATATCGGAGCTGCGACCGGTGCGGCGGAGCCAGATCAGGCCGAGCACAGGGAGCACCAGCGGGATGAAGAGGTAGCCGCTGCCGTAGAACGACCACACCGACGGGTGCGCGAAGAACTCGGGAGTCGTGAGGCTCAGGGTGCCGACGATGAGCACTCCGCACAGCTCGAACACGAGTGCGACCCACGCGATCCCGCGCCAGATCCGGCCATTCGCGCGCGCACCGGCGCGGACACCCATGATGAGGGCGACTGTCGCAACAATGTAGACCACTCCAGAGACAGCAGAGAGCGTGTAGGCCACTGGCGCCTCGTCAAACTTCGAGATGATTTGATACACCGAACGGAACGTTGCGGCGAGCGCGAGCACCAGATACACCGTAATGAGGATTCGTCCGAGCCCGCTCAGTCGTTCGCCGCCCGTTGCAGAGCTTGCGGAGGTTCCTGGGCCGGAGGATGCACGGTTTGACACGCGCTTCAGTGTACTCGTCTTGGCTGCTGCCCGATTGCCAGTGGTCTCAGCAGTCGCCCACTGTGGCGAGAAACACCTCACCCGAGCCGGTGAGCCGGATCGGCTCGCCCGCCGAAACATACAGCGACTGGCCACGGCGCGCAGACGCCACCTCTGCAAATTCAGTTGCGAGCCGCTCGATCCGGATCCGGCCAACGGTGACGACGAGGACGATTGGGTGCGTAGCTTCCACTTCGATGACCGGGGCACTCTCGTGGGCGTTCGAGGCGGTCTCACCGTCCGGGTCGCAGAGGTTCGCGCGCAGGAGCTGGAAATCGGGCACATCGGGCCGCCAGGCTGTCAGACCGGGACGCAGCGTGAGACTCGAAAATCGTGGTTCGCGCATCTCCGCGGCGTCCACCACGCGGCAGAGCTCAGCAACATCGACGTGCTTTTCGGTGAGCCCCGCACGAAGCACGTTGTCGGAAGCCGCCATCACTTCAACGGCGATCCCCCTCAGGTAGGCGTGGAGCTGTCTTGCGCCGAGGAACAGTGCCTCGCCGGGAGCGAGACGCACGAGATGCAACATCAACGACACCAATATGCCTGGATCTGCCGGGTGGGTGTTCCAGAGCTCGTGCAGCGCGGTCAGGCGCTCGGCCGAGACGTCGACGTCCGGGGTGAGGCGGGCCAGCACGGCGGGGAACGCCGCGAGCGCCGCGGCGCAGGCCGCATCGTCGCTGAACGCCCATTCCAAGAAGCTGCGACGCATCGTTTCCGGCTCAGCACGGTCCAGTCTCGCGGCCGCGGCCTCAAACGCGTCTGCCCCCGCGACTTCGTCGGCGGCGCGCGCGGCCGCCGCGAGCGCATGAAGATCGCGGCGTGCATCCTGGAGCGGACGGAATCCGCTGAGCGCGGTGACTTCGCTCAGGGCCACGAGCAGCTCGGGCTTGTGGTTCGCGTCACCGTAGTTGCGCTCGCGCGCATCACGCGGGATCCCCGCCGCTTCTTCCGCAGCGAAGCCGGCAGCAGCCTGGTCCAGATCCGGGTGCACCTGCAGAGACAGCGGAGCGCCGATCGCGAGCACTTTAAGCAGGAATGGCAGCGGGCCGCCATGCACGCCGTAGCGCTCGGGATCGCTCTCCACCAGGTCGATCAAGGTCTGGCCGACGGGCGTCGCCTTCGCGACGTGCGCAGGGCTGCCGGGATGCGTGCCCAGCCAGAGCTCAGCCTGCGGCTCTCCCGTTGGCTCGGTCCCCAGCATTTCCGCGAGCGCGTCCATCGAACCCCACGCGTACGCGCGCGGGGTGTTTTCGATGAAGATCAGCACGTCGCTCCTCGCGGCTCACATGGCGCAATCAGTCAAACCGCGTCGTGCGATCGGGGGCCACACGGCGTCCCAGTACACGCCATGCTCTACCATACCGACTATGGCGGACAGCAGGACGAGGCTCGGAGTCAGCGCGTACGCAATCGGCGTATTCGTGCTGACTCTCGGCAGCAACGGCGTACGAAACATCGTGGGCTGGTGGGGTTTCCTCGCCATCGCCGGAGCGCTCACTGGGATCGGGATCTGGATCTTCCTGCGGGAAAAGCCTGAGCGGTTCAGATGGTATCGCCTCCCGAGTCCGCTCTATTGGTTCCTCACGCTCGCCGTTGTCTCGATCATCTGGTCGCAATATCGTTTCGAAAGCGTGCTCGGTGTGCTCGCGCAGATCGCGACGACGATTCTGGCGATCGTGCTCGCCTACGTGCTCACCTGGCATGAGGTGCTCCGCACCCTCGGCACCGCACTGCGCTGGATTATTGGAGCCTCGTTCGCGTTCGAGCTGTGGGTATCGATCTTCGTGCGCGAGCCCGTGTTCCAGAACTTCATCGATCGCCCCGAAGCAGGCGAGAAGATCTCCAAGCTGCTCTACTGGAGCCGCGATCTCCTGTTCTCAGGCGGTCCGATTCAGGGCATTGTCGCCAGTTCGGTGCTCTTCGGGTTCATCGGGTTGCTCGGCCTCATCGTGTTCGGGATCCAGCTTCGCGCCGGTCTCGTCGGCCGCTTCACCGGATGGGTGTGGGTGGTCGCGGCAGCAGCAGTGATCCTGCTCACCCGCGGCGCCACCGTGTGGGTGGCCCTCCTCGCCGTGTTCATTGCGCTGACACTCGCGCTGTGGGCGCGCAGGCTGGGACCTGAGGGCCGCGTGCCCCTGTACATCGTCGGGGCCGCGCTGTTCGCGGCCGCGCTCGGACTCGTGCTGTTTGCTCGCGACTTCGTGTTTGGGCTGCTCGGCAAGAGCGGCGACATGACCGGACGGCTCGAAACCTGGCAGCGTGTGATTGACCTCGCCGAGCAACGGCCGTGGTTCGGTTGGGGCTGGGTGAGCTACTGGGCCCCGTGGGCCGAACCGTTCAAGTCTCTCGACTCCAAAGCTGGAATCCCCGTCATGAGCGCGCACAACGCGTGGCTGGACGTATGGTTCCAGCTCGGCATTGCCGGGCTACTCGCCTTCGTTCCGCTCGTGCTGCTCACAATGTGGCGGGTCTGGTTCCGGGCAGTCGACGCCCCGCGACGCGGCTTCGGCCCGCCGCTGCCCTACGCAACGAGCGCACTCTGGCCGTTCCTCGTGATCGTGGCGCTGCTGGTGCAGTCGCTCACCGAAAGCAGACTATTGATCGAGGGCAACTGGGTGCTCCTCGTGCTCATCGCAGTGAAGTCCCGGTATGACTTCCAGCTCCCGTCCCTCGACGCCGAACCGCGCAAACAACCGTGGCGCCGAATCCCGATCCCACGCGATCCCGTTACCGGTGCGATCCCAACGAGCCCACGATGAGCGCCATGTTGCAGGTCAGCGCGGATCGGCTCCAGCAGCTCCGGAGCGATGCCCGGCTCGAACGAGACACCATCCTCGAGCGGCGCGTGCGCGGCGGCGAGGATCCGGCGATTGCTGTGGAGGAAGCTCCTGAAGTCGACGATTTCGTGGTGCTTGCCCTGCGGGATGAGCTCCTCGAGGACAGCGGCCGGCTCGCCGAGTTCGGCCTCGCCCGCCTCGCTGCGCGCGCTGGGGGCCGGAAGCGGAGGCACACCGCCGCAACGCGGACCGCGTGGAGTTCGAGTTGCTGCGAATCATCGCGGCGGCTGTCCCCGAGCTGACCGTGGCCGTGTGGCGGGCAGGCGAGCACCTCACCACGGAATGAGCAGGAACCGGCGGTAGACTAGCCGCTGGCCTATTCCCGAGCTTTCCGGAAAGTGAGGCGTGTCTTTCATGCCGACAACGCTGCAGTCGATCGTCTTCCCGCTCTCACAGGACCCTGATGTGCTGCCGCTGTATGCAGACGCGGAGACCTGGTCCAAGATCGGGGGCCGGCACGTTCGGCTCAGTGAGAACGCACACATTGACAACGTCATCTCACGTTCAAGCTCGCGCGTCCGTTCCGGCCAGCGGGTCTCGTTTGCGAGCTACTTCAACGCATTTCCCGCGGCCTACTGGCAGCGCTGGACCGTCGTCGACAGTGTCCGGCTCACCCTGCGCACGAGCGGCCCTGGCACGATCATCATTTATCGTTCGAATGCCGGCGGGGTGCAGCAGCGCGTCGATTCACGCCCCGTCACCGGCAGCGTCGAGTCGGTCTTCGAACTCCCGCTGACGATGTTCAGCGACGGGGGCTGGTACTGGTTCGATCTGATCGCGAGCACCGATGACCTCGTGCTCGAATCCGGCGCGTGGACCACCGATGCTGAGCCGAAGCTCACTGGCAAGCTGAGCCTCGGCATGACGACTTACAACAAGCCGGACTACTGCGTTGCAACGCTCGCCAACATTGCGGAGAACCCAGCGCTGCTTGCGGGCATCGACCGAATCTTCCTCGTCGACCAGGGCACACAGAAGGTGCGCGATGAAGCAGGCTTCGACGCCGTCGCTGCTGCGCTCGGGGAGCAATTGCAGGTGATCGAGCAGGGCAACCTCGGCGGCTCGGGCGGCTTCTCGCGCTCGATGGCGGAGACGCTTGAGCGGGAAGACACCGACTTCCTCCTGCTGCTCGACGACGATGTCGAGTTCGAGACCGAGAGCGCGCTGCGAGCGCTACAGTTCGGTCGATTCAGCCGCGAGCCCGTGATCGTCGGCGGACACATGTTCGATCTCCTCGACAAGCCGGTGCTGCACGCGTGGGCTGAGGTGGTCCGCCCAGATCCCTTTATGTGGGGGCCGTCATTCGAGGAGCAGCACCGCCACGACTTCCGCAAGCGCAACCTCCGGCAGACGAAGTGGATGCACGCCCGCCTCGACGCGGATTACAACGGCTGGTGGATGTGCATGATCCCGAAACAGATCATTGCCGAAATCGGGCTCTCGCTTCCGGTCTTCATCAAGTGGGACGATGCCGAGTACGGGCTGCGGGCGAAGGCTGCCGGGTACCGCACGGTGTCGCTCCCCGGCGTCGCACTGTGGCACGTCTCCTGGCTTGACAAGGACGACTCGCAAGATTGGCAGGCGTTCTTCCACACTCGCAACCGGATCGTGGCGGGACTGCTGCACTCGGACCGGCCAGGGAGCGGCAAGCTGCTGCAGAACGCGGGCAGACAGGATCTCAAGAAGCTGCTCAACATGCAGTACTACGCAACGCAGCTCGCCGTGGACGGCATGCGCTCTGTGCTGCGCGGCCCGGCTGGCATGCACGACGACATCGGGAAGGACATGCCGGCGGCACGCGCACGAGCCAAGGACTTCCCCGAGACCCACGTGTACCGGCCGGGAGATCCTGAGACCCCCATTGCCGTCGGTGGCCGCGCGCTGCCGCTGCTGGAGAAGCCGAAGGACTACCCCACCGGGGTGAAGCTCGGACTGTTCACGCTCCGTTTGGTGCCAAAGCACTGGCGCCGCGAAAGCGCGGAAGCGGATCAGCTCGCGCCCGATTTGGAGTACTCGAAGCGCGACGCCCTGTGGTGGCGAATCCCGCACCACTCGAGCGTGATCGTTGGCGCAGCTGACGGTAGCGGAAAGATGTGGTACCGCCACGACAAGGCAAAGTTCCGGCGTCTGCTGCGCGAATCCCGGAGTTTGAGCCGGAAGATTGCCAAAGACTGGGATCGGCTCTCAGCGGAGTACCGCGCTGCGCTGCCGCAGATCACTTCGGTTGAGGAGTGGCGCAAGACCTTCGACGGGCGCTAAGTCACTGGCTTGGTGTTGAAATGCCAACGGCGCCGGGATCACGATGATCCCGGCGCCGTTGGCATTTCTCCTCGCGCTTAGTGCGTCGCGCGGTGCAAGAATGCGGCCATCGCTTCTCGCGTTACTTTCCCCTTCGGGTTGTAGGTCAGCTTCCCATTCACGACGATTCCAGTGGTGAGTTTTGCGTCATACATCCAGGTGATCTCCTTGTAGAACGGCTGTCCCTTTTTCACGTCTGTGAACGGAGATTGGGCCGCACCAGGATACGTCGCACCCTTCAGCCGGTACATAAACGCAGCCATCGCTTCGCGAGTCACGCTCGACTTCGGGGCGTAGTTGCGACCTCCCGCCACACTTATTCCAGTCGAGAGTCCCGACGTGTACATCCACGCGATTTCCTTGTAGAACTGGTGACTCTTGGGCACATCCTTGAACGGAGAGGTTTGCGGGGCTGTGTAATTCGACGGAGCCGCGAGCCGATAGAGGAACGCCGCCATGGCTTCGCGAGTTACGTTTGCACTTGGCGCATACTTACGCTGCGAACCGCCCGCGTCGATACCAGTAGAGAGCCCGGATGTGCTCATCCAGTTGATTTCCGTGGCGAATTTGTGGACGTACGGCACATCGATAAACGGGGTAAAGTCAACGCGTACTGTGGCAGTGGCCCCGGTGGATACAACGGAAACGCGGGCCGTAGAATTCCACGGCGTAGAGTTCTTGCCCGGTCGCATCAGCTGCGCCAAACCATCGCGGCCACCGACCGTGTCTCGAACCGGGATCACAGTGCTCGTGCGGATGTTTTGCGTGGAGCTATACGCCTGCGTGTGCGTCCGCATGATCCGCACGCCCTGGTCTCGAATGAAGGTGCGTTGCGCACCGCTGTCCAAATAGAGCCAGGAATCTGCTTGGAGCCCGAGACCCGAATCTTGCCCAGACATGTTGCGGTACTCAACGAAGTAGCTTCCCCCTGTGGGGCTCTCAATTTTCAAGCCTCGGAGCCCCGAGAGCCCTCCACCCGGCTGGAGCGTGAAGGTCTGCGAACGACCGCCCGCTGCGTTCACCGTTTTCACTGAGCCTGCCGGTGCTACTCCCAACATGCTCTTCTGAGAGATCGGCAGCGCAGGAGGCTTCACTCCACCGACGCTTGAGCCATACCCCATGACGTTGTAGACGTCACCGTACTCAAGGTCCACACAGGGCGAGGCCGGCTTGCCAGCGGACGACTGCTTCGCGTCTGTGGCGGACCCGGTGCATGACCGGGTGTTCCCGTGGCCGAGGCTCAGATTGTGGCCGATTTCGTGAGCGATGAGGCCATTCGCCAGTGAGACAGCGGCACCGCCTCGTTGTCCGATATCTGCCCATACCATGCCGCCAGAGTGAAGACTCTTCCCGTATGTGCCCCAGCCGGCGACACCGCCCGAAAGGGACCCGCAATTGTCATCGACGATCACGACAAGGTGCCGCCCAGAGGTGAGATAGCTTTGCGAAGTCTTGCCAAAGGCTTTCGCGCCTTGGTTCCAGAGGTTCTCAGTGTACTTCGGGCTGCACCGCAGCGTTTTCGTGTTTCCTGTTGGCGCTTTCTTCGCTTTGTAATTGACCTTCAGCTGACTGATCGCGCCGTTCGTCTGCTGCTTCCAGTAGGTGCTGGCGGAGGTCACGAGCGCTTTGAGATCGTTGTCCGAGGGATTCGCGCCACCGGTGAAGAAGATCAGGTCCACATCGTGAGCCTTCGTGGCAGGTGCAGCGTTCACGACTGACTCTTCCACAACAGAGCCTGAAACAGGAGCCAACACTTGCGACGCGGATGCAGCGAGGCCCACAGCTTCGAGGGCGTCGCCGACTGCAAGCGCACCGCCCTCGGCAATCTGAGCATCAATGGTCGCACGGATCGTCTCATCGAGCTCAACGAGCCCCTCGAATCGCTCCCCGGTCTCCGGTTCAGCACCAGCGAGCGCAGGATCGATCTCCACAAGGGGACCTTCATCTGTAGCAACCATGACTCGGTCAGACACGGTCGCAGCCGCGTCGCGTTCGACGCCATCGGTGCCGTCAACGTGCCCATCCGCCTCAGACCCCGCAAGTGGGCGCTGGCTGCTCGGCGCTTCGCCTGGAATCACGACGATCAAGCCTGTCACCGGAAGGGTTTCGGGCGATACGGAGAGTATCTCGGAGGAGTCCTCGGTACCGGCATCGTCGTGGTCCGCTGCATCCGTCGTTTCAGCGTGCTCGCCAGACGGCGGTGTGGCGGAGGCAGGTTCGTCTGTCGAATCAGTCGCAGGATCGTCCAAGACTGAAGGTTCCGTTGCCTCTGGAGTGGCTGGCAGCTCCTCTGAGACTGCTGAGTCGGGTGCCACTTCGCCAGGGAGCACTTCACTCATCTCTGGCGATGCAGGATCTCCCTGCGGAGGCAGAACGGCATTGGCAGGCGCCGCACTGACGGCGAGCAGAAGCGCCAAGGCGCTGCCCAAGAGAACTGTAGGGATTGAGCGCACGGCACCCTCTCGTCTTGTGGAATGTCGGGAATCCCCGCACAGCTACTTTAATCGGCCACACTGATTCCTGTGAATTCGGAATGCATACGGCGCAGCCAAGCGAAGGGAACTCAATCGGGCCAAGATCCTGATTGCGCGCTTCACGCTTTGCATGAAACCGGCAAGATCCGAGATTTCACGGAGGGTCATCAGAGCGATTTCCTCCGCGCTCATTCCCGGGGTGAACCACACGCGAGCAGCGCACACTCGATCCGGAATCAGGCGGAACTCGTGCCAAGAGCTCCAATCGTTCCCTGAACTCGCCCGAACCACGACGAGTGGCCTGTGCGGAGACGAGGTGGTGGCTGAGTTTCAACGGCCGAGCCCCCTGTGCGAGCACCGACTGCGAAAGCGTACACCGGCACTACTCCCAGCCCTCTGCCGTGCCCAAGCTGCGAGCAATACCCATGTTCGGATCAGCATTCTGGACGCCTACTCGCAGAGCGCAGGCCCAGCCCTCTCTCCGCGACACTGCGGAAATGGCGCATCTCACAGCGCAGTGCGAGGTGTTGCTACACGCAGCACAACGCCGGTGGGATCCGCAGACGCGGACCCCACCGGCGTGAAGAGGAGATCTCGTACTAGAGCATCTCGGACAGCTTGTTGTTGAACATTGTCAGCGCCGAGCCGATGGCCATATGCATATCGAGGTACTGATAGGTCCCCAGTCGCCCTCCAAATAGCACCCCGTTCTCGGCGTTCGTCAACTCGCGATACTTCAGCAAGCGCTCACGATCTTCGGGAGTATTGACTGGGTAGTAGGGCTCATCGTCCCTGGTTGCAGGCCGCGAGAACTCGCGCATGATGACTGTTTTGTCCGCCGGGTACTCGCGCTCAGGGTGGAAGTGGCGGAACTCGTGGATGCGCGTGTAGGGCACGTCAGATCCCGCATAGTTCATGACACTGGTGCCCTGGAAATCTCCGGTCGGGAGCACCTCCTGCTCGAAGTCGAGCGTGCGCCAGCTGAGCTCGCCCTCCGCGTAGTCGAAGTAGCGGTCAACCGGCCCCGTGTAGACCACGGGCACCGTGCCAGCAATCGCCCGCTTGTTGAGCGGCTGCGACTCATCGAAGAAGTCAGTGTTGAGGCGCACTTCGATGTTGGGGTGATCCGCCATCTTCTCCAGCCAGGCCGTGTAGCCGTCAGTCGGCAAACCCTCGTGCGTATCGTTGAAGTAGCGGTTGTCGTAGGTGTACCGCACGGGCAGTCGGCTGATGATCTCGGCCGGCAGCTCGGTTGTCGGCGTCTGCCACTGCTTGGAAGTGTAGTCGCGGATGAACGCCTCGTAGAGTGGGCGACCGATCAGCGAGATCCCCTTCTCTTCGAGGTTCTGTGCCGATTTCGTGTCGAACTCGCCTGCCTGCTCAGCGATGAGTGCACGCGCAGCGTCCGGGCCATAGGCGGC
This window harbors:
- the glf gene encoding UDP-galactopyranose mutase; the protein is MDLLVVGSGFFGLTIAERAASAGKKVVVIDRRSHIGGNAYSEAEPETGIEVHRYGAHLFHTSNETVWEYVNRFTSFTNYEHKVYSNFQGEVYPLPINLGTINQFFRAAYGPDAARALIAEQAGEFDTKSAQNLEEKGISLIGRPLYEAFIRDYTSKQWQTPTTELPAEIISRLPVRYTYDNRYFNDTHEGLPTDGYTAWLEKMADHPNIEVRLNTDFFDESQPLNKRAIAGTVPVVYTGPVDRYFDYAEGELSWRTLDFEQEVLPTGDFQGTSVMNYAGSDVPYTRIHEFRHFHPEREYPADKTVIMREFSRPATRDDEPYYPVNTPEDRERLLKYRELTNAENGVLFGGRLGTYQYLDMHMAIGSALTMFNNKLSEML
- a CDS encoding glycosyltransferase, producing MPTTLQSIVFPLSQDPDVLPLYADAETWSKIGGRHVRLSENAHIDNVISRSSSRVRSGQRVSFASYFNAFPAAYWQRWTVVDSVRLTLRTSGPGTIIIYRSNAGGVQQRVDSRPVTGSVESVFELPLTMFSDGGWYWFDLIASTDDLVLESGAWTTDAEPKLTGKLSLGMTTYNKPDYCVATLANIAENPALLAGIDRIFLVDQGTQKVRDEAGFDAVAAALGEQLQVIEQGNLGGSGGFSRSMAETLEREDTDFLLLLDDDVEFETESALRALQFGRFSREPVIVGGHMFDLLDKPVLHAWAEVVRPDPFMWGPSFEEQHRHDFRKRNLRQTKWMHARLDADYNGWWMCMIPKQIIAEIGLSLPVFIKWDDAEYGLRAKAAGYRTVSLPGVALWHVSWLDKDDSQDWQAFFHTRNRIVAGLLHSDRPGSGKLLQNAGRQDLKKLLNMQYYATQLAVDGMRSVLRGPAGMHDDIGKDMPAARARAKDFPETHVYRPGDPETPIAVGGRALPLLEKPKDYPTGVKLGLFTLRLVPKHWRRESAEADQLAPDLEYSKRDALWWRIPHHSSVIVGAADGSGKMWYRHDKAKFRRLLRESRSLSRKIAKDWDRLSAEYRAALPQITSVEEWRKTFDGR
- a CDS encoding S-layer homology domain-containing protein, producing MSEVLPGEVAPDSAVSEELPATPEATEPSVLDDPATDSTDEPASATPPSGEHAETTDAADHDDAGTEDSSEILSVSPETLPVTGLIVVIPGEAPSSQRPLAGSEADGHVDGTDGVERDAAATVSDRVMVATDEGPLVEIDPALAGAEPETGERFEGLVELDETIRATIDAQIAEGGALAVGDALEAVGLAASASQVLAPVSGSVVEESVVNAAPATKAHDVDLIFFTGGANPSDNDLKALVTSASTYWKQQTNGAISQLKVNYKAKKAPTGNTKTLRCSPKYTENLWNQGAKAFGKTSQSYLTSGRHLVVIVDDNCGSLSGGVAGWGTYGKSLHSGGMVWADIGQRGGAAVSLANGLIAHEIGHNLSLGHGNTRSCTGSATDAKQSSAGKPASPCVDLEYGDVYNVMGYGSSVGGVKPPALPISQKSMLGVAPAGSVKTVNAAGGRSQTFTLQPGGGLSGLRGLKIESPTGGSYFVEYRNMSGQDSGLGLQADSWLYLDSGAQRTFIRDQGVRIMRTHTQAYSSTQNIRTSTVIPVRDTVGGRDGLAQLMRPGKNSTPWNSTARVSVVSTGATATVRVDFTPFIDVPYVHKFATEINWMSTSGLSTGIDAGGSQRKYAPSANVTREAMAAFLYRLAAPSNYTAPQTSPFKDVPKSHQFYKEIAWMYTSGLSTGISVAGGRNYAPKSSVTREAMAAFMYRLKGATYPGAAQSPFTDVKKGQPFYKEITWMYDAKLTTGIVVNGKLTYNPKGKVTREAMAAFLHRATH
- a CDS encoding bifunctional riboflavin kinase/FAD synthetase; amino-acid sequence: MLVIESLADIRPSDFAAGSCVAIGKFDGLHLGHQSILDRLQIEARAEGQLAVVFTFANNPLSYLNPERCPQSLMSREQRLEAFEAAGVDVCVMVEFDAEFSAIPATEFVRDVLVERLHARHIIMGADFRFGHRGAGDGVLLRELGETHGFTAEVVEWVEDPTSGPVSSSAVRDAVLRGDVETAARMLGRSPAVRGEVVHGDARGRELGFPTANLGGTIEGLVPADGVYAGWVRIGAELLVAAISVGNNPTFTPNEQSRVEAFVLDFDRDLYGQRIDVRFAHRLRGTERFDSLDALLVQMHADVAQTRRLLGA
- the manA gene encoding mannose-6-phosphate isomerase, class I; protein product: MLIFIENTPRAYAWGSMDALAEMLGTEPTGEPQAELWLGTHPGSPAHVAKATPVGQTLIDLVESDPERYGVHGGPLPFLLKVLAIGAPLSLQVHPDLDQAAAGFAAEEAAGIPRDARERNYGDANHKPELLVALSEVTALSGFRPLQDARRDLHALAAAARAADEVAGADAFEAAAARLDRAEPETMRRSFLEWAFSDDAACAAALAAFPAVLARLTPDVDVSAERLTALHELWNTHPADPGILVSLMLHLVRLAPGEALFLGARQLHAYLRGIAVEVMAASDNVLRAGLTEKHVDVAELCRVVDAAEMREPRFSSLTLRPGLTAWRPDVPDFQLLRANLCDPDGETASNAHESAPVIEVEATHPIVLVVTVGRIRIERLATEFAEVASARRGQSLYVSAGEPIRLTGSGEVFLATVGDC
- a CDS encoding O-antigen ligase, which encodes MADSRTRLGVSAYAIGVFVLTLGSNGVRNIVGWWGFLAIAGALTGIGIWIFLREKPERFRWYRLPSPLYWFLTLAVVSIIWSQYRFESVLGVLAQIATTILAIVLAYVLTWHEVLRTLGTALRWIIGASFAFELWVSIFVREPVFQNFIDRPEAGEKISKLLYWSRDLLFSGGPIQGIVASSVLFGFIGLLGLIVFGIQLRAGLVGRFTGWVWVVAAAAVILLTRGATVWVALLAVFIALTLALWARRLGPEGRVPLYIVGAALFAAALGLVLFARDFVFGLLGKSGDMTGRLETWQRVIDLAEQRPWFGWGWVSYWAPWAEPFKSLDSKAGIPVMSAHNAWLDVWFQLGIAGLLAFVPLVLLTMWRVWFRAVDAPRRGFGPPLPYATSALWPFLVIVALLVQSLTESRLLIEGNWVLLVLIAVKSRYDFQLPSLDAEPRKQPWRRIPIPRDPVTGAIPTSPR